The following are encoded together in the Strongyloides ratti genome assembly S_ratti_ED321, chromosome : 2 genome:
- a CDS encoding Zinc finger, C2CH-type domain-containing protein, with amino-acid sequence MERCAFCGWNRKNAFGNIRFFGIPKEPGMKRIQWLYVLANRNINPKEKVKVCSVHFRSGRPSSDPSHEDFVPHLYINAPPLPEELDYIENLHRNNVKNIGVTHKINNSEHKDQSISGNSGPSTMRKNNNKGPPSKKLKLESDKEEYDEKDTVDDNNSMNEDSEERVNHQNHNNNGLENGNQEMKNEEINSNQEILQSQRMPLLNGSNAPNARRIKVQHVPKHVVEAANLQPGVSVILRKYLRH; translated from the exons ATGGAACGTTGTGCCTTTTGTGGGTGGAATAGAAAAAATGCATTTGGTAATATAAGATTTTTTGGAATTCCCAAAGAACCAGGAATGAAGAGAATACAGTGGTTATATGTATTAGcaaatagaaatataaatcCAAAAGAAAAG gtAAAAGTTTGTAGTGTTCATTTTCGTAGTGGTCGACCTTCTTCAGATCCATCTCATGAAGATTTTGTTCCTCATTTGTATATAAATGCTCCACCATTACCAGAAGAACTTGattatatagaaaatttacatagaaataatgttaaaaatattggagtaacacataaaattaataattctgAACATAAAGATCAATCTATTTCTGGAAATTCTGGTCCATCAACTAtgagaaaaaataataataaaggtCCACCTagtaaaaagttaaaattagAAAGTGATAAAGAGGAATATGATGAAAAAGATACAGTAGATGATAATAACAGTATGAATGAAGATTCAGAAGAAAGAGTAAATCATCaaaatcataataataatggtCTTGAAAATGGTAATCAAGAAATGaaaaatgaagaaataaattCAAATCAAGAAATACTTCAATCACAAAGAATGCCTCTATTAAATGGAAGTAATGCTCCTAATGCAAGGAGAATAAAAGTTCAACATGTCCCTAAACACGTGGTAGAAGCTGCGAATTTACAACCAGGAGTTTCTGTAATTCTCAGAAAGTATTTACggcattaa
- a CDS encoding Ragulator complex protein LAMTOR2 yields MLRTRQLNKFMNMIVGPEIQGAYLYTEEGNCHAKVGPKADNVSAAVCSSLASSIFEAFERTVSRESLTEFHLECDDTIILATQILNFILVIQGQPNAPIGLIRSKLHTFAEKLKEPLSYVILKDQ; encoded by the coding sequence ATGTTGCGTACAAGACaacttaataaatttatgaatATGATTGTTGGACCAGAAATCCAAGGTGCATATCTTTATACAGAAGAAGGTAATTGTCATGCAAAAGTTGGACCTAAAGCCGATAATGTGTCTGCAGCTGTCTGTTCATCTCTTGCCTCTTCAATATTTGAAGCATTTGAAAGAACAGTATCTCGTGAAAGTCTTACTGAATTTCATTTGGAATGTGATGATACAATAATCTTAGCAACACaaattcttaattttattctcGTAATACAGGGGCAACCAAATGCACCTATTGGATTAATTCGTTCTAAGTTACATACTTTTGCAGAAAAACTTAAGGAACCACTCTCTTATGTTATTCTTAAGGaccaataa